A genomic stretch from Methanomassiliicoccales archaeon includes:
- the cdhC gene encoding CO dehydrogenase/CO-methylating acetyl-CoA synthase complex subunit beta encodes MAIEGAIIAVGYADQLLSVAIEKYGYDQKIEYPDTGFELPSIYAWDGREVKKLGDLPPILGKVRGKIREEPTFENALIAGEATMIAAEIVEALKYIETEKPYEGTPYCGFVPDRTLRELGIAFVDDTIPGCAVLVGCAKNPKDLAKIVRDCQSKGMLIIATFDTIRQLRDENIKMGLDRMLYPVGEFTQAIHGLNFAIRAALAFGGIKRGDRENLYKYLSKRPKVFVLQMGPLDHIKVAAEFAVLFNGSPTITDQDVEAIPDKYVVQKDYDKMIQTAIEVRNIKVKLAPVNIPVAYGPAFEGETVRRPDTYIEAGGAAKTLAFELLKMRQEHEVEDGKITLIGKDVDEMEEGGKTPLAIIVEVYGKRMQEDFEAVLERRIHQFINFAEGAWHTGQRNILWIRLSKSSVKAGLRFKHFGDILITKMKEEFGSIISRVQVTIITDEAEIRKRLPEALETYAKRDARMAGLTDESVDTFYSCTLCQSFAPDHVCVITPERLGLCGAINWLDAKASNEIAPTGPNQPIVKGEVIDPVKGSWVGVNQAVYEFSHHKIERFNAYTMMEDPMTSCGCFECIVAMTADMQAVIVVNREYPGMTPIGMKFSTLAGSVGGGKQTPGFIGVGRKYLVSKKFISADGGFHRIAWMPKDLKEAMREDLKKRSEELGTPDFVDKIADETICTDAEGLMEWMIKVDHPALKMPPMLQ; translated from the coding sequence ATGGCGATCGAAGGGGCAATCATTGCGGTAGGATACGCTGATCAGCTTCTGAGCGTTGCGATTGAAAAGTATGGATATGATCAAAAGATCGAATATCCAGATACTGGCTTCGAACTTCCGTCGATTTATGCGTGGGATGGAAGAGAAGTCAAGAAGCTTGGCGATCTGCCCCCAATCCTCGGTAAAGTCAGAGGAAAGATCAGAGAGGAGCCCACGTTTGAAAATGCGTTGATCGCGGGCGAGGCGACAATGATTGCGGCGGAAATCGTTGAAGCGCTGAAATACATCGAAACGGAGAAACCCTACGAGGGCACACCGTACTGTGGATTCGTACCTGACAGAACTTTGAGAGAGCTGGGTATCGCGTTCGTCGACGACACGATACCGGGTTGCGCTGTGCTCGTTGGCTGTGCCAAGAACCCAAAGGATCTTGCTAAGATTGTGAGAGACTGTCAGAGCAAGGGAATGCTCATTATCGCGACCTTCGACACCATCAGGCAGCTGCGTGACGAAAACATCAAGATGGGACTCGATCGGATGCTGTATCCGGTTGGGGAATTCACTCAGGCGATACACGGTTTGAACTTCGCAATCAGGGCTGCACTCGCGTTTGGTGGCATCAAAAGAGGAGACCGCGAGAATCTCTATAAATACCTGTCAAAGAGACCGAAGGTCTTTGTGCTCCAGATGGGGCCTCTTGACCATATTAAAGTTGCCGCGGAGTTCGCCGTCCTCTTTAATGGTTCTCCAACGATCACCGATCAGGATGTCGAGGCGATTCCTGACAAGTATGTTGTACAGAAAGATTACGACAAAATGATCCAGACAGCAATTGAGGTCAGGAATATCAAGGTTAAACTCGCACCTGTCAACATACCAGTTGCATACGGACCCGCCTTCGAAGGCGAAACGGTCAGAAGACCTGATACTTACATCGAAGCGGGCGGTGCTGCAAAGACGCTTGCTTTCGAGCTTCTGAAGATGCGTCAGGAACACGAAGTTGAGGATGGTAAGATCACACTGATCGGAAAAGACGTTGATGAGATGGAGGAAGGCGGCAAGACGCCGCTCGCTATCATCGTTGAGGTTTACGGTAAGAGGATGCAAGAAGATTTCGAGGCTGTGCTAGAAAGAAGGATTCACCAATTCATCAACTTCGCTGAAGGTGCATGGCATACTGGTCAGAGAAACATTCTCTGGATAAGGTTGAGCAAGAGCTCTGTGAAAGCAGGCTTGAGATTCAAGCATTTCGGTGATATTCTCATCACAAAGATGAAGGAAGAATTCGGCAGCATTATCAGTCGTGTCCAGGTCACCATCATCACAGATGAAGCAGAAATCAGAAAGAGACTGCCTGAAGCGCTCGAGACTTACGCGAAGAGAGATGCAAGAATGGCAGGATTGACTGACGAATCGGTTGACACATTCTACAGCTGCACGTTGTGTCAATCCTTTGCACCCGATCATGTCTGCGTCATTACGCCAGAGAGGTTGGGTCTCTGCGGTGCAATCAACTGGCTCGATGCCAAGGCAAGCAACGAAATCGCACCAACTGGTCCGAATCAGCCGATCGTCAAGGGAGAGGTCATCGATCCTGTTAAGGGATCCTGGGTTGGCGTTAACCAGGCTGTCTATGAATTCAGCCATCATAAAATTGAAAGATTCAACGCGTACACGATGATGGAAGATCCGATGACAAGTTGCGGTTGCTTCGAGTGCATCGTTGCGATGACGGCTGATATGCAGGCAGTCATCGTCGTCAATAGGGAATACCCGGGTATGACACCGATCGGAATGAAGTTCTCAACACTCGCCGGATCAGTCGGAGGCGGCAAGCAGACACCTGGATTCATCGGTGTCGGAAGAAAGTATTTGGTCAGCAAGAAGTTCATCTCCGCTGACGGCGGTTTCCATCGCATTGCCTGGATGCCAAAGGACCTCAAAGAAGCGATGAGGGAAGATTTGAAGAAAAGAAGTGAGGAACTTGGCACACCAGATTTCGTCGATAAGATCGCTGATGAGACGATTTGCACCGATGCAGAGGGGCTCATGGAATGGATGATCAAAGTCGATCATCCTGCCCTGAAAATGCCCCCGATGCTGCAATAA